The following proteins are co-located in the Rheinheimera salexigens genome:
- a CDS encoding 2-hydroxyacid dehydrogenase, translated as MKVAVFSTQSYDRTAFTEANQSFTHQLIFLQQPLNSQTASLAKGCQAVCVFVNDKLDKACLEQLAAMGIHTIALRCAGYNNVCLVSAQALAIKVVYVPDYAPEGIAEHAVGLILALNRQLHRAYNRVRDNNFMLSGMLGFNLHGKTVGVVGTGKIGEAFCRIMQGFGCSVIAYDPEPNPNCQQMGVEYMDFQRLISCADIISLHCPLTAKTRYLIDDKALSIMKPGVMLINTSRGAVLDTQAAIKHLKNGKIGYLGLDVYEHEAALFFSDRSAQILQDDMFSRLLTMPNVLITGHQAFFTAEAITTIANTTLANITAIQQGANCINEVTAP; from the coding sequence ATGAAAGTTGCGGTATTTAGTACCCAATCATATGATCGAACTGCTTTTACTGAAGCTAATCAAAGCTTTACTCATCAATTAATTTTTTTACAGCAGCCACTTAATAGTCAGACGGCAAGTCTAGCCAAAGGCTGCCAAGCGGTGTGTGTATTTGTAAATGATAAGCTAGATAAAGCCTGTTTAGAGCAATTAGCTGCCATGGGTATTCATACCATAGCGTTGCGTTGCGCCGGTTATAACAATGTCTGTTTAGTTTCAGCACAAGCCTTAGCCATAAAAGTGGTATATGTGCCAGATTATGCACCTGAAGGCATTGCTGAACATGCAGTCGGTTTAATTTTGGCGCTGAACCGCCAATTACACCGGGCTTATAACCGAGTTAGAGATAACAATTTTATGCTCAGCGGTATGCTGGGGTTTAATTTACACGGTAAAACCGTTGGTGTTGTTGGCACCGGTAAAATAGGTGAAGCTTTTTGTCGCATTATGCAGGGCTTTGGCTGCTCCGTTATAGCCTATGATCCCGAGCCAAACCCTAATTGTCAGCAAATGGGGGTTGAATATATGGATTTTCAGCGCTTAATTAGTTGTGCAGATATTATTAGTTTGCACTGCCCTTTAACAGCAAAAACGCGTTATTTAATTGATGATAAGGCGCTGAGTATAATGAAACCTGGCGTAATGTTAATTAATACTAGCCGAGGTGCGGTGTTGGATACTCAGGCAGCAATTAAACATTTAAAGAATGGCAAAATTGGTTATTTAGGCTTGGATGTTTATGAGCACGAAGCGGCTTTATTTTTCAGCGACCGCTCAGCGCAGATTTTACAAGATGATATGTTTAGCCGGTTATTAACCATGCCAAATGTGTTAATTACCGGCCATCAGGCTTTTTTTACCGCTGAGGCGATTACCACCATTGCTAACACGACATTAGCCAATATTACAGCCATACAGCAGGGGGCGAATTGTATTAATGAAGTTACTGCACCATAA
- a CDS encoding lactoylglutathione lyase family protein: MNSVYPRNFSHIGISVPDLEKAVKFYTEVLGWYLIMQPTEITEDTSAIGEMCTDVFGAGWGSFRIAHLSTGDRIGIELFQFPQQENPENNFEYWKTGIFHFCVQDPNLEELAERIVAAGGKKRMPKPRYYYPGEKPYRMIYMEDPFGNILEIYSHSYELIYAEGAY, encoded by the coding sequence ATGAACAGCGTATATCCAAGAAATTTTTCCCATATCGGCATATCAGTGCCTGACTTAGAAAAAGCCGTAAAATTTTATACTGAAGTATTAGGTTGGTATCTCATAATGCAGCCAACCGAAATAACAGAAGATACCAGTGCCATTGGTGAAATGTGTACTGATGTATTTGGTGCTGGCTGGGGCAGTTTCCGTATCGCCCATTTATCAACAGGCGACCGTATTGGTATCGAGCTATTTCAATTTCCGCAGCAAGAAAACCCAGAGAATAATTTTGAGTACTGGAAAACTGGCATCTTTCACTTTTGCGTACAAGATCCTAATTTGGAAGAACTCGCTGAGCGTATAGTCGCCGCAGGTGGTAAAAAGCGTATGCCTAAACCACGTTATTATTATCCGGGTGAAAAACCGTATCGGATGATTTATATGGAAGATCCGTTTGGTAACATCTTAGAAATATACAGCCACAGCTACGAATTAATTTATGCTGAAGGCGCTTACTAA
- a CDS encoding LysR family transcriptional regulator, whose product MINAVWLRTFCSLVEEGHFTRTAKRLHMTQSGVSQHIQKLEQQLGLALLSRQGKQFMLTEAGERLYAEGRDLSSALVNLSQRIKDDPAYTGIVRVMSPGSVGLKLYPHLLALQCLHPKLVIDYRFAPNSAIEQAIAEQNVDIGFMTRMSSRAEVNCQSVAKETLLLVTPATFEPSTQPSWSDLEALGFIDHPDGAYHAGALLAANYPQFQHSNLLQKKGFSNQISLILQPVSLGLGFTVLPAYAVEAFAQPELINSYRLTNSVAETLYLGTRRDKSLPNRVQTVIAESIRRLKIA is encoded by the coding sequence ATGATTAATGCAGTTTGGCTACGCACCTTTTGTAGTTTAGTTGAAGAAGGCCATTTTACTCGTACGGCAAAACGACTGCATATGACCCAATCTGGTGTTAGCCAGCATATTCAAAAGCTGGAGCAACAATTGGGTTTGGCGTTGTTGTCACGCCAAGGTAAACAATTTATGTTGACCGAAGCCGGTGAGCGCCTGTATGCCGAAGGTCGAGACCTTAGTTCAGCATTAGTAAATTTGTCGCAGCGGATAAAAGACGATCCTGCCTATACTGGTATTGTGCGGGTTATGTCGCCGGGGAGTGTGGGCCTGAAACTGTATCCGCACTTGCTAGCGTTGCAATGCCTGCATCCTAAGTTAGTGATTGATTATCGCTTTGCGCCCAATAGCGCGATAGAGCAGGCTATTGCAGAGCAAAATGTTGATATTGGCTTTATGACCCGAATGAGTAGTCGCGCTGAGGTGAATTGCCAAAGTGTAGCTAAAGAAACTTTGTTATTAGTCACGCCGGCAACTTTTGAGCCAAGCACACAGCCAAGTTGGTCAGATTTAGAGGCATTGGGGTTTATTGATCATCCTGATGGTGCTTATCATGCAGGGGCCTTGTTAGCCGCTAATTATCCGCAATTCCAACATAGCAATTTATTACAGAAAAAAGGTTTCTCGAATCAAATTAGTTTGATTTTACAACCAGTCAGCCTAGGTTTAGGTTTTACGGTGCTACCAGCTTATGCGGTAGAGGCTTTTGCTCAGCCTGAATTAATTAATAGTTATCGCTTAACGAATTCAGTGGCAGAAACGCTATACCTTGGCACACGACGGGATAAATCATTGCCTAATAGAGTACAAACTGTTATTGCCGAGTCGATACGGCGATTGAAAATAGCTTAA
- a CDS encoding MFS transporter, translating to MYIRWLPLLALVLVSLNLRPALTSIAPLIELIVADTGLSRAAVGLITTLPVLMMGIMASVSPILAARFGLERCISWALALLTISLALRVFANNATVLLLTAIGIGVGIAICGTLIAGFIKQRFSQRLHTVMPVYTLGITLGAAFGLVLTVPLLAYLQDWRWAMAMWSLPVLLAWFLWQPMLPKQVNHTRTTAPKLPLRSAKAWLLTLLFAVQSGIFYALTTWLVARYEEAGASLVQASSYASLFMFAGLVGAFLAPVLLRIVPRTYQLLVVMNLTVCLALICIVLWPMQLPWLVCIFLGAALTGMFALALTLPIQQTDTPLQAASLTSMMLTFGFCIGSLAPSLVGIARDNSDSYMLPFTGLVVISALMVGLSILYGYLERQQSQHSK from the coding sequence ATGTATATTCGTTGGCTGCCGCTGTTAGCGTTAGTATTAGTCAGTCTTAATTTACGACCTGCTTTAACCTCTATTGCGCCCCTTATTGAACTGATTGTTGCCGATACCGGATTATCGCGTGCGGCAGTAGGTTTAATTACCACCTTACCGGTGTTAATGATGGGGATTATGGCGTCGGTATCGCCCATTCTTGCTGCACGCTTTGGCTTAGAGCGGTGTATTAGCTGGGCATTAGCTTTGTTGACGATATCGTTAGCGTTACGCGTTTTTGCTAATAATGCTACGGTATTATTATTAACTGCCATTGGTATTGGTGTAGGTATTGCGATATGTGGCACCTTGATAGCAGGTTTTATTAAACAACGTTTTAGCCAGCGTTTACATACAGTTATGCCAGTTTACACTCTGGGTATTACCTTGGGTGCGGCCTTTGGTTTAGTGTTGACTGTGCCGTTATTAGCCTATTTGCAAGATTGGCGCTGGGCAATGGCTATGTGGAGTTTACCTGTGCTGCTAGCGTGGTTTTTATGGCAGCCTATGTTGCCAAAGCAGGTAAATCATACCCGTACTACTGCACCAAAGCTGCCTTTACGCTCGGCAAAAGCGTGGTTGTTAACCTTACTGTTTGCGGTGCAAAGCGGTATATTTTATGCGTTAACAACTTGGCTGGTTGCGCGCTATGAAGAAGCGGGTGCCAGTTTAGTGCAAGCTAGCAGTTATGCTAGTTTGTTTATGTTCGCGGGTTTAGTGGGGGCTTTTTTGGCACCGGTTTTGTTACGTATAGTGCCTCGTACCTATCAGTTATTAGTCGTGATGAACTTAACGGTTTGTTTAGCGTTAATTTGCATTGTATTGTGGCCGATGCAGTTGCCTTGGTTAGTGTGCATTTTTTTAGGTGCGGCATTAACGGGTATGTTTGCTCTAGCATTAACCTTACCCATTCAACAAACAGATACACCGCTACAGGCGGCTAGTTTAACCTCGATGATGCTAACCTTTGGTTTCTGCATTGGTTCGCTGGCGCCATCATTAGTTGGCATTGCCCGCGACAACAGTGACAGCTATATGCTGCCATTTACCGGTTTGGTTGTCATATCTGCCCTGATGGTCGGGCTATCTATACTGTATGGTTATCTTGAGCGGCAGCAAAGTCAGCATAGTAAATAA
- a CDS encoding potassium channel family protein: MFEVFVINSFVVAICVMLHYEFLHRVTAQIPKMSINHRTRIVLAVFSSLIAHAIEIWIFAIAYYYMHQTEGWGQLSGNFNGTLMDCAYFSFTVFSTLGFGDIVPSGDLRYLTGIESLTGLVLITWTASFLFLEMQRYWGDGSNTHSINNSNDSNK; encoded by the coding sequence ATGTTTGAAGTGTTTGTTATCAATAGTTTTGTGGTGGCCATTTGTGTCATGTTGCATTATGAATTTTTGCATCGAGTCACCGCGCAAATACCCAAAATGAGCATTAACCATCGCACAAGAATTGTACTGGCTGTTTTTAGCTCGTTAATTGCTCATGCTATAGAGATCTGGATTTTTGCTATCGCCTATTACTATATGCACCAAACAGAAGGCTGGGGGCAGTTAAGTGGCAACTTTAATGGTACTTTAATGGATTGCGCCTATTTTTCTTTTACAGTGTTTAGTACTTTGGGTTTTGGCGATATTGTGCCTAGTGGCGACTTACGTTATTTAACCGGTATTGAGTCGTTAACCGGTTTAGTTTTAATTACTTGGACAGCATCATTTTTATTTTTAGAAATGCAGCGCTACTGGGGTGATGGCTCAAATACCCACAGTATTAATAACAGTAACGATAGTAACAAATAA
- a CDS encoding mechanosensitive ion channel family protein — translation MNGLRSEFKLFLLNLLEKYLPGQADLAFDGLVLAWLALFTIFLHYFLHGPIFGGVTKLANKGQGNWQQLLLTHKLFQRIALIIQGIILQVQAGLWLEGSDALLWFIKIVTDQWILLFSLLVFFSFLDFLERLAYNKVMEMRFPLRGVLQTIKLIASVFVVVLAVSLLMGKSPLILLSGLGALSAVLMLVFKDPILGLVAGIQLSANEMLSVGDWLEMPKYGADGDVIDIGLTTVKVRNWDKTITTIPTYALISDSFKNWRGMSESGGRRIKRSILIDTSSIRFLDKAMTQRLRKAELLGSYIDETTKAIEQDNSKKQLDMSLSINGRRLTNIGTFRRYLLTFLKSHPFIHQDMTLLARQLSPTSEGLPIEIYTFTTTTKWAEYEDIQADIFDHIFAILPEFGLRAHESPTGHDIRALKTPLQSSAAENTNLAEDADSTDSVESLENVDDAKSVDSAVPALAGDKS, via the coding sequence GTGAATGGCTTACGCAGCGAATTTAAATTGTTTTTATTAAACTTGTTAGAGAAATATTTACCGGGCCAAGCAGATTTAGCTTTTGATGGTTTAGTGTTGGCTTGGTTAGCGTTATTTACCATTTTTTTGCACTACTTTTTGCATGGTCCTATATTTGGTGGCGTGACTAAGTTAGCTAATAAAGGCCAAGGCAATTGGCAGCAACTGTTACTGACACACAAGCTATTTCAGCGTATTGCCTTAATTATTCAAGGCATAATATTGCAGGTTCAAGCCGGTTTATGGCTGGAAGGCTCTGATGCTTTATTATGGTTTATTAAAATTGTTACTGATCAATGGATTTTACTGTTTAGTTTATTAGTATTCTTTTCATTTTTAGATTTTTTAGAACGCTTAGCCTACAACAAAGTAATGGAAATGCGTTTTCCACTACGCGGTGTATTACAAACCATTAAGTTAATTGCTAGTGTTTTTGTTGTAGTGTTAGCCGTTTCATTATTAATGGGTAAGTCACCTCTAATATTGCTAAGTGGCTTAGGTGCTTTGTCTGCAGTGTTAATGTTGGTATTTAAAGATCCTATTTTGGGTTTAGTGGCCGGTATTCAACTTTCTGCGAATGAAATGCTTTCGGTCGGTGACTGGTTAGAAATGCCTAAATATGGCGCTGACGGTGATGTGATAGATATTGGCTTAACCACGGTTAAAGTGCGTAACTGGGATAAAACCATAACCACTATTCCTACTTACGCTTTAATATCTGACTCGTTTAAAAACTGGCGGGGCATGTCTGAATCGGGTGGTAGACGGATTAAACGCAGTATTTTAATTGATACCAGCAGCATTCGCTTTTTAGATAAGGCAATGACGCAGCGTTTAAGAAAAGCCGAGTTATTGGGTAGTTATATAGATGAAACAACCAAAGCGATTGAGCAAGATAATAGTAAAAAACAGTTAGATATGTCGTTAAGTATAAATGGTCGTAGACTAACGAATATTGGTACTTTTAGGCGCTATTTATTAACTTTTTTAAAGTCCCACCCTTTTATTCACCAAGATATGACCTTGTTAGCGCGACAATTAAGCCCCACTAGCGAAGGCTTACCGATAGAGATTTATACCTTTACCACTACGACTAAATGGGCTGAGTATGAGGATATACAGGCGGATATCTTTGATCATATTTTTGCTATTTTACCGGAGTTTGGTTTAAGAGCGCATGAGTCACCAACCGGTCATGATATTAGAGCTTTAAAAACACCACTGCAATCTAGCGCGGCCGAAAACACGAACTTAGCAGAAGATGCTGATAGTACTGATAGTGTAGAAAGTTTAGAAAATGTAGATGATGCTAAAAGTGTAGATAGTGCGGTTCCAGCATTAGCAGGTGATAAGTCGTAG